A genome region from Erigeron canadensis isolate Cc75 chromosome 3, C_canadensis_v1, whole genome shotgun sequence includes the following:
- the LOC122591571 gene encoding uncharacterized protein LOC122591571, producing the protein MESLDDFENASDLAPSVPKSTAYFCNVLNHVKLSILSVLPFEESSLPVKYLGVPLVSTRLVYRDCNELVEKVRNRVPDWKNKSLSFAGRLQLLQSVLGSMNVYWSTMFMLPSRVINEVEQIMRSFLWQKGFLLSASVSDLIHDNMWSWPTEWGNILPPIEDNSGSILPFPVSQVWEAIRPRDVIVTSYHVVWFNQCIPKHAFHVWLVVKKKLKTQDMLQPWDVNGPVSCAFCGIQPDLHCHLFFECGFAAQVWNGICNSVQLDSYSDDWNIVLASFTSISTLKRVDAIIAKLVLGVSLYFIWQERNFRLFQQKRRSAQ; encoded by the exons ATGGAATCTTTGGATGACTTTGAAAATGCTTCAGACCTAGCTCCAAGTGTTCCTAAAAGTACTGCTTACTTCTGCAATGTTCTGAACCACGTGAAGCTGTCGATTCTTTCAGTTCTGCCATTCGAGGAAAGTAGTTTACCTGTTAAATATCTGGGAGTACCGCTTGTTTCTACTCGTCTTGTTTATAGGGACTGTAATGAATTGGTGGAGAAGGTGAGGAACCGTGTTCCAGATTGGAAGAACAAATCACTATCATTCGCTGGTAGACTTCAATTACTTCAATCTGTTCTAGGCTCGATGAATGTGTATTGGAGTACGATGTTTATGTTACCTTCACGAGTTATTAATGAGGTGGAACAGATTATGAGGTCTTTCCTTTGGCAAAAGG GTTTTCTTTTATCAGCTTCGGTTTCAGATCTTATTCATGATAATATGTGGAGCTGGCCTACGGAGTGGGGTAATATACTCCCACCTATTGAG GATAATTCAGGTTCGATCCTACCTTTCCCGGTTTCTCAGGTTTGGGAAGCTATTCGTCCTCGTGATGTGATTGTTACTTCGTATCATGTTGTTTGGTTTAACCAATGTATTCCTAAGCATGCATTCCATGTATGGTTAGTTGTGAAGAAGAAACTCAAAACTCAGGATATGTTGCAACCATGGGATGTGAATGGTCCTGTGTCATGCGCGTTTTGTGGTATTCAACCTGATTTGCATTGTCACTTATTTTTTGAGTGTGGTTTTGCTGCACAAGTTTGGAATGGCATTTGTAATAGTGTTCAGTTGGATTCTTATTCGGATGATTGGAACATTGTGTTAGCTAGTTTTACTTCAATTTCTACATTGAAAAGGGTGGATGCTATCATTGCTAAACTAGTTCTTGGAGTGTCTCTTTACTTCATTTGGCAAGAAAGAAATTTTCGGTTGTTTCAACAAAAAAGGAGATCGGCTCAATAG